A genomic region of Antennarius striatus isolate MH-2024 chromosome 16, ASM4005453v1, whole genome shotgun sequence contains the following coding sequences:
- the tanc2a gene encoding protein TANC2 isoform X1 codes for MDCTAAILKACARSRAKWCRHERSLIRSRRPLDGRCCGRDVTAVRVISYASSLLQHLLFYGCCCLSCEERSELFQERVDGPEGERDRTEDEGEDEELGPPPSVDEAADALMTRLGFLLGDKTVSGEPGSPYHAQDDGQRISPSSSLASSSTSPSTTLQTPAGGGGSNRKHASSNMAPVTSPTSTLESRDSGIIATLTSNSAESAVERDDSAKYPVDGYHGGNLNPWQQGGWPAAAPTSSSCMAAVGSANDDFLYRVEDSMAASTYSLNKLHPDQGCDSSHSPGSTHSIPLYLMPRPNSVAATSSAHLEDLSYLDEQQRHVPSRTSLRMPRQNAGGRVPQDHRVCFTPSLNLKPLHFEIPSLSSNWLFTGREWLFQEVDTCLHSGDPSTGHGVVIIGNMGFGKTAIIARLAALSCHGNRMWPAAASNQTMPKQAVSISHDSLGRGGGGDEGGGGGGGGSCPGTPKMRRIQEKTVRRLAGQVVSYHFCQADNCHTCLVPEFVHNMAAMLNDAPQLLAYQELLHRSPQLQSILSLRSCIQDPSSALQRGILEPLDALYRERKLHVDRTGLIVLIDGLNEAEFHRPDYGDTLTSFLSRNIQNFPSWLKVITTVRTSQKDITASLPLHRISLDRMEENGAIDQDLQGYLMQRIHSSVEIQSNVSFSNGRLDNTALAKLISHLKSLSKGSYLYLKLTLDLIEGGYLVLKSSSFKVVPVSLTEVYLLQLNMRFPTQSSFQRVLPLLNVAVASLHPLTDQQLFEVVNAGAMTGGTLHWAEFVHHLEQLSSFLLQRSDGSRMLNHASFREWLMWREEGQDDRFLCDPRSGHTLLAFWLCRQGGKLNRQQILELGHHILKAHIYKGLSKKLGVSSSVLQGLWLSYSTESLSPAVSSLRNIYTPNVKVTRLLIMGGADVNYRSNVLSNAPLLCVHAHLGHSDVVALLLDQGAQVDDQSHDGLTAMAFAAAAGHLDIVTMLSQHMAKVGHVDSCGRCVLVHAAQRGHLHVLRFLLKHADWSGCGQKSTGRCQATQQALTAAARMGHTEMVSFLLGLPEEEEKTEERPEINTSDDLWGETALTAAAGSGRLTVCRLLLDQGANAEQVNRRGVAPLFSAVKHDHWKVVELLLDHSVEVNTIDHQGRTALMMAASEGHLTTAQLLLDRGASLDQTDREGLTALSWACLKGKLQLVKALVERGTATTHADRSGRTPLDLAAFCGDPEVVQYLVDNGALVEHVDCSGMRPLDRAVGCRNTSAVIALLKKGAKIGPATWAMATSKPDILMVLLSKLMQEGDKLYKQGKAREAAHSYQSALQKFPGDELKTFRQLRVCVLLNLSRCHRKMNDFDVAEEFATKVLQLKAKSYEAFYARARAKRSQRQFHAALEDLIEARRLCPSNREIQRLLSRVQEECRQATQQQDSPLPSSRHVYQCNAAISIKEAEYKDSDCLQVLDRKGLEEEDEEEKMEGYRKGHDVQHSSSFHLPPAVQSHDTHCHPGVPSPSSLSPSHQYLTGHHFHSIIPSSGPSHSVHPPPSPSHQHPSSPSSSAQHQQRSSPVSESMSGNGHRPISISEQNQGVQQHHLPNQRSIQKHNPVQGQWLQPAKVQVVRTSQPSMILGSSAYSQFGQLPQELAELAEGISLSPVETRPGLQVQAAANSGASYPTKDVDVDFVCQTRPPPPYGREDGGERVGINRFSQARQFARNQSKAAHYPLEVTETTFGPSDNLPSLHQYHHHHQGGLRNPLYASPSSSASPLRPLNHSQSVSVSFSSSAGSLSGGQPVGHGYGFRTSASVQQMDSPSDLASAEEVTGYHDDLFLISSPQSEVSMVGGGTYPGEAGRSSKNTTFMGFADRTGRAHQQYQQQAPSSSASCLSPSRPWAVSSVDTFITSPTKTPNIQSQCHPSSIAYHNRSNNNAHNGQMLNDNQLDHYEAMPGSGPWSDVSVQVAGQNPSYRDVKLARTMPVVQSCSDRQTDRHKVPASPVKPKRPFVESNV; via the exons ATGGACTGCACGGCGGCTATTTTGAAAGCGTGTGCCCGCTCCAGGGCCAAATGGTGTCGACATGAGCGGTCACTCATTCGGTCACGGAGACCGCTGGACGGCCGCTGTTGTGGCAGAGATGTTACGGCGGTGAGGGTCATCAGCTACGCTTCCTCGCTCCTGCAGCACTTGTTGTTTTACGGCTGCTGTTGTTTGTCCTGCGAAGAAAGATCCGAGCTGTTTCAGGAACGGGTGGATGGtccagaaggagaaagagataGAACTGAGGATGAAG gtgaggatgaggagttgGGACCGCCCCCCTCAGTAGATGAGGCCGCTGATGCGCTGATGACCAGGCTGGGCTTCCTGCTTGGTGATAAGACAGTCAGTGGAGAGCCGGGGTCCCCTTACCACGCCCAGGACGATGGACAG AGGATCTCCCCTTCCTCCAGCCtggccagcagcagcacctcccCCTCCACCACACTGCAGACTCctgctggaggggggggcagtaaCAGGAAGCACGCCTCCTCCAACATGGCCCCCGTCACATCCCCCACCTCAACGCTGGAGAGCAGGGACAGCGGTATCATAG CCACATTGACCAGCAactctgctgagtcagcagtcGAGCGAGACGACAGCGCCAAGTACCCGGTCGATGGTTACCATGGCGGCAACCTAAACCCTTGGCAGCAGGGGGGCTGGCCAGCGGCGGCCCCCACCTCGTCTTCCTGCATGGCAGCAGTAGGAAGTGCAAATGACGACTTCCTGTACCGGGTGGAGGACAGCATGGCTGCTTCTACTTACAGCCTCAACAAACTACACCCAGACCAAGGCTGTGACTCCTCCCACTCACCAGGCTCCACCCACTCCATCCCTCTCTACCTCATGCCCCGCCCTAATTCAGTGGCTG CCACGAGCTCTGCCCACCTTGAAGACCTGAGCTATCTGGATGAGCAGCAGAGACACGTCCCCTCCAGGACGTCCCTCAGGATGCCCAGACAGAACGCAGGGGGTCGCGTCCCACAGGACcacagag TTTGTTTCACCCCTTCTCTCAACCTGAAGCCCCTCCACTTTGAGATCCCCAGTCTCTCGTCTAATTGGCTGTTCACTGGTAGGGAGTGGCTCTTCCAGGAAGTGGATACGTGTCTTCACAGCGGCGACCCGTCAACCGGTCACGGCGTGGTGATCATTGGCAACATGGGCTTTGGCAAAACAGCTATCATTGCACGCCTGGCAGCACtcagttgtcatggaaaccgAATGTGGCCAGCGGCTGCCAGCAACCAGACCATGCCCAAAC AAGCTGTTTCTATATCCCATGATTCCCTGGgaagaggcggaggaggagatgaaggaggaggtggaggaggaggaggaagctgtcCAGGGACTCCAAAGATGAGGCGGATCCAGGAGAAAACAGTGAGAAGGCTTGCAGGACAG GTGGTTTCGTATCATTTCTGTCAGGCAGATAACTGTCACACCTGTCTGGTTCCGGAGTTTGTTCACAACATGGCAGCGATGTTGAATGACGCCCCTCAGCTGCTGGCCTATCAGGAGCTGCTGCACCGGTCGCCGCAGCTACAGAGCATCCTCAGCCTCCGCTCCTGCATCCAGGATCCCAGCTCTGCTCTCCAGAGGGGAATACTAGAACCCCTGGATGCTCTCTACAGAG AAAGGAAATTGCATGTGGACAGGACGGGCCTTATTGTACTGATCGATGGGCTGAACGAGGCAGAGTTTCACCGCCCAGATTACGGTGATACACTCACCTCCTTCCTGTCCCGAAACATCCAGAACTTTCCTTCGTGGCTGAAAGTTATCACCACAGTCAGGACCAGTCAGAAG GACATCACAGCTTCTCTCCCTCTTCATCGCATCTCTCTGGACAGGATGGAGGAGAACGGCGCCATCGACCAGGACCTGCAG GGGTACCTGATGCAGCGTATCCACAGCAGTGTTGAGATCCAAAGCAATGTGTCTTTCAGCAACGGTCGCCTTGACAACACAGCTCTAGCCAAGCTGATCAGCCATTTGAAGAGTCTGAGTAAAGGGTCATACCTCTACTTGAAACTGACTCTGGACCTGATAGAAGGAGGCTACCTGGTGCTGAAAAGCTCCAGCTTCAAG GTGGTTCCTGTGAGTCTCACTGAGGTGTACCTGCTTCAGCTCAACATGCGGTTTCCCACCCAGTCATCTTTTCAGAGAGTTCTTCCGTTGCTCAACGTGGCCGTGGCGTCGCTGCACCCCCTGACCGACCAGCAG CTGTTTGAGGTGGTGAACGCCGGCGCTATGACGGGAGGAACCCTGCACTGGGCGGAGTTTGTCCACCATTTGGAGCAGCTCTCCTCTTTCCTGCTGCAGAGGAGCGATGGCAGCAGAATGCTAAATCACGCCTCCTTCAGGGAATGGCTGATGTGGAGAGAAGAGGGTCAAGACGACAGGTTCCTCTGCGACCCCAG GAGCGGTCACACTCTCCTGGCCTTCTGGCTCTGCAGGCAGGGAGGCAAGTTGAACCGTCAGCAGATCCTCGAGCTGGGACATCACATCCTGAAGGCTCACATCTACAAG GGTCTGAGTAAGAAGCTTGGGGTTTCCTCCTCGGTTTTGCAGGGTCTGTGGCTGTCTTACAGCACCGAGAGCCTGAGTCCTGCCGTTTCGTCGCTGCGCAACATTTACACCCCCAATGTCAAG GTGACCAGGTTGCTGATTATGGGTGGAGCTGATGTCAATTACCGTAGCAACGTCCTCAGCAACGCTCCCCTGCTGTGTGTCCACGCTCACCTGGGTCACAGCGATGTTGTGGCTCTGCTGCTCGACCAAGGAGCTCAG GTGGATGATCAGTCACACGATGGCTTGACCGCCATGGCGTTCGCTGCTGCAGCGGGACACCTGGATATTGTAACCATGTTGAGTCAGCACATGGCTAAG GTGGGTCATGTGGATAGCTGCGGTCGATGTGTGTTGGTGCACGCGGCCCAGCGAGGCCACCTTCACGTGCTGCGCTTCCTGCTGAAGCATGCCGACTGGAGCGGCTGCGGCCAGAAGTCCACCGGCAGGTGCCAAGCAACGCAGCAGGCTCTGACTGCAGCTGCCAGAATGGGccacacagag ATGGTGTCATTCCTCCTGGGTCtcccagaggaagaggagaaaacgGAGGAGAGACCTGAGATCAACACGTCTGACGATCTGTGGGGAGAGACTG ctctaacagcagcagcaggaagtgggCGTCTTACTGTCTGCAGGCTGTTGTTGGATCAAGGAGCTAATGCTGAACAAGTCAACAGGCGGGGTGTCGCTCCCCTCTTCAGTGCAGTGAAGCATGATCACTGGAAG GTGGTGGAGCTGCTGTTGGATCACAGCGTGGAGGTGAACACGATCGACCATCAGGGGCGGACGGCCCTGATGATGGCAGCCTCAGAGGGACACTTGACCACCGCCCAGCTGCTGCTCGATCGTG GAGCCTCACTCGACCAGACCGACAGGGAAGGGTTAACGGCCCTGAGCTGGGCGTGTCTGAAAGGAAAACTCCAACTGGTCAAAGCGCTGGTGGAAAGAGGTACCGCCACCACCCACGCTGACCGCAGTGGACGGACACCTCTGGATCTGGCTGCTTTCTGTGGCGACCCAGAAGTG GTGCAGTACTTGGTGGACAATGGAGCGTTGGTGGAGCACGTGGACTGCAGCGGGATGCGTCCTCTGGACCGAGCAGTCGGATGTAGAAACACGTCAGCGGTCATCGCTCTGCTCAAAAAGGGAGCCAAAATAG gtcctGCAACCTGGGCCATGGCAACCTCCAAACCAGACATCTTAATGGTTCTGCTTAGCAAATTGATGCAAGAGGGAGATAAACTGTACAAG CAAGGTAAAGCGAGGGAAGCAGCTCATTCCTACCAGTCAGCCCTGCAGAAGTTTCCAGGAGACGAACTGAAGACCTTCAGACAGCTGAGGGTCTGCGTGCTGCTCAATCTGTCGCGCTGCCACCGAAAGATGAAC GACTTTGACGTAGCAGAGGAGTTTGCTACCAAGGTGCTGCAGCTGAAAGCTAAGTCTTATGAAGCCTTTTATGCCAGAGCTCGTGCCAAACGCAGCCAAAG ACAGTTCCATGCAGCCCTAGAGGACCTGATTGAAGCCCGCCGCCTGTGCCCATCCAACAGGGAGATCCAGCGTCTGTTGTCCCGAGTCCAGGAAGAGTGTCGGCAGGCTACACAACAACAAGACTCTCCCCTTCCCTCGTCACGTCATGTTTATCAATGCAACGCAGCCATTTCCATCAAGGAGGCCGAGTACAAAGACTCAGACTGTCTGCAGGTTCTTGATAGGAAAGGActtgaagaagaagacgaagaagagaaGATGGAGGGTTACAGGAAAGGTCACGATGTTCAACACTCCTCTTCCTTCCACCTTCCACCAGCAGTTCAAAGTCACGACACCCACTGCCACCCTGGGGTTCCATCACCCTCTTCCCTTTCCCCTTCTCACCAGTACCTCACAGGACATCACTTCCACAGCATCATCCCTTCTTCTGGTCCCagtcactctgtccatcctcCTCCGTCCCCCTCCCATCAACATCCCagctctccttcctcttccgcGCAACATCAGCAGCGATCGAGCCCAGTGTCGGAAAGTATGTCGGGAAATGGTCACCGACCCATTTCCATCTCAGAACAGAACCAGGGGGTGCAGCAGCACCATCTGCCCAATCAGAGATCCATTCAGAAGCACAACCCTGTTCAAGGCCAGTGGCTCCAACCAGCCAAAGTTCAGGTTGTCAGAACCAGTCAGCCCAGCATGATTTTGGGAAGCTCAGCTTACTCCCAGTTTGGCCAACTGCCCCAAGAACTGGCTGAGCTGGCAGAAGGGATTAGCTTGAGCCCTGTAGAGACGAGACCGGGTCTGCAGGTCCAGGCTGCTGCCAACTCTGGAGCTTCGTACCCAACAAAAGACGTGGATGTTGACTTTGTTTGTCAGACAAGACCTCCACCTCCATACGGCAGAGAAGACGGAGGGGAGAGGGTGGGGATCAATCGATTTAGTCAAGCCCGTCAGTTTGCCCGCAACCAATCCAAAGCAGCCCATTACCCCTTGGAGGTTACTGAGACGACATTTGGGCCTTCGGATAACCTTCCATCTTTACACCagtatcatcaccatcatcagggGGGATTAAGAAACCCACTTTACGCATCCCCTTCCTCCTCAGCCTCTCCTCTCAGGCCTCTTAACCATTCCCAGAGTGTCAGCGTTAGTTTCTCCAGCAGTGCCGGCAGCCTCTCCGGTGGGCAACCTGTTGGTCATGGTTACGGCTTCAGGACGTCTGCCTCTGTCCAGCAGATGGATTCACCATCAGATCTGGCCTCTGCGGAGGAGGTTACAGGTTACCATGACGATCTTTTTCTGATCTCCTCTCCCCAGTCAGAAGTATCCATGGTAGGCGGTGGCACGTATCCTGGAGAGGCAGGCCGTTCATCGAAGAATACGACTTTTATGGGTTTTGCTGACAGGACAGGGAGGGCGCACCAGCAGTATCAACAACAAGCCCCATCCAGCTCTGCGTCGTGTTTGAGCCCGTCCCGTCCCTGGGCTGTGTCCTCTGTAGACACATTCATCACCTCACCCACCAAAACACCCAACATTCAAAGTCAAtgccatccatcctccatcgcCTACCACAATCGCAGCAACAACAATGCTCACAACGGCCAGATGTTAAACGATAACCAGCTGGACCACTACGAAGCGATGCCAGGAAGCGGTCCGTGGAGTGACGTCTCAGTGCAGGTTGCTGGTCAGAATCCTTCTTACCGGGATGTGAAGCTGGCTCGGACCATGCCGGTTGTTCAGAGTtgctcagacagacagactgacagacataAAGTCCCTGCCTCTCCTGTTAAACCAAAAAGACCCTTTGTAGAGTCCAATGTATAG